The Akkermansiaceae bacterium genomic interval ATGCCACCGCCAATCTGCCGGTCGTGAGCCGCAATGGTTCGAACCTCACGATCACCTACAAGCGTTCCAAGAAGGCTCTTGGAATTGCTTGGACCCCTCAGGTTTCCGACAATCTGGTCGATTTCAGAACCACTGGAATCACCCATTCCAAAGTAGGCGAAGATTCGGAAGTCGAAACCTGGACGGCCACGGTCACGACGGCCGGGTTTCCGAAGAGGTTCCTGAGGATCAACGTCGAATAAGCATGTTGGCCATGACGACAACGAAAGAGAATGACGAAAAATTGCTCAGAATAGACATCGGCAGAGACAGCATCCTCACAACAGCAGGCCCTGCTTGAAGCCTATGAATCGATCGGTTTGAGCGGCCCGGGGTTCGGTGCAACCGGGATCGGCTGCCGCTTGAGAACACGCTTCCCCCCGGGCACCGGAGCATTCAGAGAATCGATCCCGGCCCGTAGGCGGCGGCCTCCGGGCTGGCTTGTTCCAGCTTGCGGACTTCTGAGGCGAACGCGTTGATCTGGGCTTTCGCGGCGCCGCTTTCGCGGTCGCCCCTGGAAAGAATGGCATCGAGGGCGGCGCGGTCGAGGCCGAGGCGGGAGTCCCCGGCAAGGCGTTCGACGAGGTTGTTTTTCTCCACCTTGCCGGTGCGCAGGTCGTTCACGGTCGCCACGGCGTGTTCCTTGATCGCTTTGTGCGCGGTTTCGCGGCCGACACCGGCTTTCACCGCCTCCATCATGATGGTGGTGGTCATCAGGAACGGCAGGTAGTGGGTGGTTTCCGCGGCGATGACGGCCGGGTAGGCGTCCATCTGGTCGAGCACGGTGAGGAAGGTTTCGAAGAGTCCGTCGATGGTGAAGAAGGCGTCCGGCAGCATGACGCGGCGGACCACGGAGCAGGAAACGTCGCCTTCGTTCCACTGGTCCCCTGCCAGGCCCGCTGCCATGGCGAGGTGGCCCTTGAGAATGACGTGGAAGCCGTTCACGCGCTCACAGGAACGGGAGTTCATCTTGTGCGGCATGGCGCTGGAACCGGTCTGGCCGGGGGCGAAGCCCTCGCTGGCGGTTTCGTGCCCGGCCATCAGGCGCAGGGTCTTGCAGAGAGAGGACGGTCCGGAAGCGAGGTCCGTGAGGGCGGCGACGACGCGGAAGTCGAGCGAGCGTGGATAGACCTGGCCGACGTTGGTCCAGACAGCGGGCATGCCGAGGTGGGCGACGACGCGTTGCTCCAGCTCCGCGACCTTGGCGGCATCCCCTTCGAACAGGGAAAGCTGGTCCATCTGGGTGCCGACGGCGCCTTTCAGGCCGCGCACGGCGTATCCGGCGATGACGGCATCCAGCGCGGCGAGGGCGGAAAGCAGTTCCTCACCGAACATGGCGACGCGCTTGCCGAGGGTGGTCGGCTGGGCGGCGACGTTGTGGGTGCGGGCGGTGAGAATGAGATCGCCCCATGCTTCCGAACGCTCGCGGAAACGGCGGAGCGCGGAGACGGTCTTGTCACGGATGATGAGAAGGGAGCGGAAAACCTGGAGCTGCTCGACGTTCTCCGTGAGATCCCGTGAGGTCATGCCTTTGTGGATCTGCTCGTGCCCGGCGAGGTCGTTGAACTCCTCGATGCGGGCCTTCACATCGTGGCGGGTCACGCGCTCCCGCGCCATGATGGAGCCGGGGTCCACGCTGTCCTTCGCCTTTTCGTAGGCGTCGATCGCTTCCTGCGGGATGTCGAGGCCCAGATCCTTCTGGGCCTTCATCACCGCGATCCAGAATTCGCGTTCGAGGATGATCCGGCCTTCGGCGGACCAGATGGCTTGGATGGCGGAGGAAGCGTAGCGTTCGGCGAGGACGTTGGGAATCACGCGCCGACTCTGGCGGGCCGGTCAGCGGGATTCAAGAGACACTTCGGATGTTTTCGGAAGTCCGCGGGCTTCCGCAGCGGCCAGTTTTTTCTGCCGCTCGATGAACATCACCACCGCTCCGAAGATCATCATGACCGTCACCACGCAGTAGAAGCCCCAGATGGATCCCTTTCCGGCGGTGAAGCCGTAGTTGTGGAGGCCCACCCCGAGGAAATTCACGTGCCACCAGGAGAAGACGACCACGCAGGCGGTGAACAGGGAGGCAAGGTGGAGGCCCCATTCCTTGATGTAGCCGCCGAGGCGGGCATGGAGGATGGCCAGCGTCCAGAGCACGATCATGAGCGCGCCATTCTCCTTCGGGTCCCATCCCCAGAAGCGGCCCCAGGAGTAGTTCGCCCAGATGCCGCCGAGGACGGTGCCCACCAGCGAGAGGAACAGGGTGAGGCAGATCATGCCATAGACCGCCCGGGTGAGGGAGCGGCGCATGTCCTTTTCCCCGTTGTCCAGTCCCAGACCCCGCATGAGGATATAGGCGGACGAAAGGACCGCGGCGGCGAGACCACCACAGTAGCCCAGCGCGATGGTGATGACGTGGGTGGCGAGCCAGAACTTCGAGTCCAGCACGGCCACCAGCGGATCCATGTGATCCTTCCCTTCCCCGAGTTCATAGCGGCGGGAAAGGATGATGAGCAGGACCCCCGCGATGGGCGCGAGGCCGAGGGCGAAGCGCCGCTTCGTCATCAGCTCGGTGATCAGGCAGAGGAACACCACCACGGCACAGATGAAGATGATGGTGTCGTAAAGGTTGCCAACCGGCGGCCGGCGCATGATGAGGCACCGCTCGACGATGGCGATGGTGCAGAGCACGGCACCCGTGGTCGTCAGCAGAGCGGTGATGCCGCCGAAGATCCTGCCCGCGGTGCTGCGGCCGGTCGCCCACATCACGAGCGCGCAGACCATCCCCACGACGAAGCACACCATGGTCCAGTAGAACCAGTCCGCGCGGTAGTAGTGGGCTTCCAGGCCGATGCGCTTGTATTGCCCGCGCTCCTCGGCCCGTTTCACGAAGCGGTCATGGACGGCGGACAGCTCCGTGCGGAAAGCCTTGTCGTCGTCAGGCTCCACGGCGCGGACGAGTTTTTCGATGGCCTTGATGTCCTCGATGGCCGTCTTGGAATCCCCCGCTTCCTGCTGCATCACGGTCCAGATCAGGTTTCCGGCGGTGTTCCACTTGGTTTCCGACCTTTCGGACGGAGGCACCATGAAGAGTCCGAATTTCGAGAAATTCGCCAGGTCCACCACCTGCTGGAGCAGGTTCTGCATCTGCGGGTTCATCGGCAGGCCGGCCTGCTGGTCTTCCGCGAGCTTCCGCTTGATGACGGGAGCGGTGAGCATGATGTCGCTGATGTCGGCGCGGCGGTCCGGATTCCCATCCGTGCCCGTGCCAGCCAGCGTCACTCCGGAGCGAGCAAAGCTCATGTAGCCGAGGATCGCCTCATAGTTCCGGATGTTGTAGGCGAGCGTGATGGTCTGTTTCTGGACCGGGTCCCGCTTGCTGTCGGCGATCTTCTCGTAGGAAAGCGCCAGCTCGATGATCTTCTCCCGGCCTTCCTCGATGTCCGCGTAGCTGTAGCGGTCACGCTTGCCGCGGATCTTGATGCCCGCGTTCGAGAGGATCTCGGAGTTGTCGATGCCGAAGGTGGGCAGATCGACCGCCAGCTTCGGGCGGAAAATCGAATCCATCATCCACTCGGTCGGGGAAATGGTGATCTTCTTCCCGCTCTTGCCCTTGATCTCCATGGAGCGCGCCTGGTGGAGCGACATCATGGTGAACCCGGCCTGGGAGGACAGCGGCTTGATCCGTCCGCCTTCCTGGACCGGCAGGGTCTCGAACAGCCTGACGGTTTCGTCGCTCCATGGCACGTAGGCCGGGAGTTCACGGACCTCGCCCTTCGGGCGGTTGTCCTTGGCGACCTGGAGGAGCACCAGTATGACCGCGCCGAAAGCGAGTCCGGCGGCGATCCAGCGGCCTGTGGTGGGTTTTTTCTCAGACATTGCGTTTCTTGGATGTGGTTCCGATGATGAAGCCGTAGAGCTTCATGATGAAGTGCACCAACAGGCCGAAGGTGACGATGTAGAGGCTGTATTCCGGCCATTTGTCCGCCGGGTTTTTGACGATCTCGAAGACGGAGAACAGATTGTCCCCGGGGCCGGCGCCTTCAGGGCCGTAGCTGGCCTGGAAGAAGGTGAGGCCCTCATAGCGCATCGGCTCGTTCATTTCGATGCGGATCTTGGCTTCCGCGCCGTTCTCGATGCGGGTGATGTCGCTGATGAACTTCGCCGGGCGGGTGGTGCCGGGGTGGAAGTCCGCGGTGAACTTGTCCAGCTTCACCTGGAATGGCATCGGCCACAGGCGCTTGCGCATGTCGATGGTGAAGACACGGTCGTCCACGCGGACGGTGTAGGGATACAGGCTGGCACCGGTGAGGATGAAGATGGGGGACTTTTCACCATTCTTGTAAAGCAGCCTCGCGTGGCAGCCCGCGGTTTTCCGCTCTTCTTCGACCGCCTTGCCCCCGACCTGCTCCTCCTGTTGTTCGAGGAAGTAGCCGTCGAAAAGCTGCTCGCCATTCCGCGGCGCGCGCTCGGTGGCGGCGATCGGCACGGCATAGCCGTAGTAGGCGGTGATCTCCAGGTCAAAGGGCATGTCCGGCAGGCGGAAGATGCGGCGTCTCTCACCCTCCAGTTGCTTGAGATACTGGTTGCCGATGACGCGGATGTTCTCCGGCTTGTCGTTCTTGATCTCCGCCGCTTCGACCACCCACTCGAAGTAATCCTGGGCGACGTCGCTCACCCTTCCTTCATGGATGGCCATGTTGCCACGCTTGGAGAAATGGTCGGTCACCCCACCACCGATGAGCATGAAGATGATGCCGAAGTGGGAAATGAGCACCCCGGCCTGCTTCCAGCCCTTGCGGATGCGGACGATGCCCCCGAGCAGCAGGTTGAGCGTAAGCAGCGCGCAGACGTAGTAGCCGCCGGGAAGCGGGATGGTCAGCGGGTTGCCGTTCACGCGCGGGTACCAGGTGTTCTCCGGGGAGACCGCGTCTGGCAGGACGTAGAGCGCGCGGTAGTCGAAGTATTTCCGCAGCGTGGGATAGAGGCCGTTATGGATCTGCTCCAGGGTGGCCAGCCAGGTCAGGACACCCAGCAGGACGAGGAGGAAAGTGGCCAGCCCGAGGCCGGAAAGGAAGTTGAAGACACGCATCCCGGGGTTACCGGATTTCCGGACGGGCGGGAGCGATTCGGAGGATTCCATCATGGGTTGGCGGGAAAGTTGGATACGGTGCGGAATGCGGGGATCATTCAGCGCCTGTGAGGCGGAGTGAGGAGACGAGTTGCTTCAGTTGCGGTTGGGCGTTGGCGACCTCATCCTTCGGGCCGACCATTTTCACGGTCAGGATCTTGCCGTTGACGGAAACGACCACGCCGGAGAGCGCGGAGTCGGACTGGGCGGCCGCGCCCATGGCACCGGTGTAAGTGCCTTCCGCGGTGACCCACACGCCATGGCCACCGGCCGCGTCCGCATGTTCCAGCGCATCCAGCCCGGCTTGGTCCACGTGCTCCTTGCCGAACTCACCCAGCCAGCGGTTCACGTTGTCCAGCACGCTGCCGCCGACGATGGAAACCCAGGCCTCCCCCTTTCCGCTGTCGCCGAACCGGTAGTTGAGCGCGCGGAACTGGTTGGCCGGCGCGGTGCGCCATCCTTCCGGAAGATCCGCCTGCACGGGACTGGGCTTCGCGTCACGGAAGCGTTCGTCGCTGGTGGCGAAAAGCTTCAGTTTCTCGTCCGCGGTGGTGATGCGGCGTGTCTCGGTGACCGTCAGATCCTCGAATACCTCCGGCTTCTTGTCGCAGCCGGACAGGAACAACAGACCGGCGGACAGGCAGATCGGGACGTTTCTCATGCCTGCGGGGTTAGTCTCGCGGGCAAGTCCATGCAAGAGGAATCCGGCAGGAAGCATCCGCCTGATCGTGGGATGACATTTTTGAAAGTTATTGGAATAAAACAACGATGCCCCCCCTTGTCTTTCCGGCGGCTGTCAGCGGATTTTCCAGATCTTCACATCGTCGATCCAGACGGTGCGGGGGATCAGCAGGAGCCGACTCAGAAAGGTTCTCATGGCGGATGTACCCGGACGCCGGGATGCGGAAATTTCAAGGTCGCCCCCATGAAGGGCAATCACAAAGCCGGATTTTCAGCGCGCGGCCCGGCGGATCTCCTCGTTGCTCAGGCTGCGGTTGATCATGGCGAATTCATCGATCCGGCCGTTGAAACTCCGGCTCTCGACGTACTTGACCCGTTCACCGGGAGGAGCGTCGAAGTTCCCGAGATTCGCAAGCCCGAGCCGGACCGGAGTGGGGCGGTTGATTGGGCCGGAGGCGATCTGCTCACCGTTGACGAAATGCCTCATCATTTTCCCATCGCCATCAATGACGGTGGCGATGTGCATCCAGCGACCGAGATCCCTCCGTGTCACCACCACGGGACTTTCAAGACGCTCCCAGGAGCTGTATTTCAGATCCTTCGAAGCACGCATTCCAATGATAATCCGACCGGATTGCCCCAGCTTCCAGTGGATCTCCCCGACTTCCTCCGGACTCATCGTGAGAAGCGAACTGTGTTCAAGAAGAATGCTGTCCACGCGCACCCAGGCCATCAGCGTGAGGGAGGGCATACTCCCGGAAATCCGGAAGCGGACGCGGTCACTGGTCTTGGTGAAGCCGATGGCACTCTTTCCCGGCCAGCGCCCCGAGAGGGCTTCGCAACCGACCACCGTTCCGAAACTTCCCGTGTCCGCCATGGCCGCCCGGTTGGGAAGAATGGAACTCCCTGGCTCGCGGTTCTCGAAATCGAAATAAACGAGGAGGCCCGGTGTCGAACGGAACGAATCCGACGCCTCCCTCCATGTCTTCCATTGTGCTTCGCTTTCGAGCACTTCCTCCTTGTAAAGCGCGGCGGGATCCATGAACGAACCACGGTCCGCCCGAAGGCTGACCACGGTCCCCTCCCGGATCGCCAGTGCGCTCCCCTGCCGTAGCTCGCGGATGGCGGAGGCGGGCACCTTCCCCTGGAGTTCCACCTCCCCCTTGAAGACGTGAACCTCGCAGTCCCCCGGTTTTTCGACATTCATGCCGAACTCGGTCCCCCTGTCCACCACACGGAGATCCGCAGCAACGACGGTGAAGCCTTCCGCAGGTGGCGGTACATTCGCGATCAGCTTGCCCTTATCAAGCCTCATCAGAAATGGAGAGATCAGCTCGAGCGAGGCAGGCCCCTCCACAATCACGGTGGCTCCGCTGTAGAAGTCCAGGCGGAGATTCCCCTTGCGGAAGTGCAGCCACCCCTTTGGCAGGGGGCTTCCAGCCAGGAGGCGCGGGGTGCCGTCGCTCCATTCCACTCCCGTGGTCGGGCCCAGCATCGCCACATCCGCATGCGGGGAGCCTCTCCGCGGTTGTCCGGAAATCCGAGGTTCGCCGGGCATCCTCTCCGGTTTCCTATCCCCTGCCATCTCCGACGCCCTCTCAGGGGGATTTCCAGAGCGATGGAAAACCGGCCATGCCAGAAGCAGGCAGGCGGCGATACCCGCCCCCGCACACAGGAGTTTCAGAAGCCGCCGCGGTTTCGGAGGCACCGGCACGACGTCTGCCGGCAGGGGTTCCAGCGACATCTCCCTCAACGCCCATTCGCGCGTGAGGCCATGCCAGTCGGCATGGTCGAGAAAGATCTCCCTTGCTCTCGATGAGCCGAGCAACATCGCTTCGAACTCCCTTTTCTCGTCCGGCTTCAGCCTTTGGTCGAAATAGGATTCAATGAGGTGGTTCAATCTCGCTTCGTCGAACATCGGTGATCAAGGGGTGTTGGTGGACATTTTCCGGATCACACATTCTCTCAGGAAAGTGCGCGCACGTGAAAGGGTGACATTCACGGATTGAACGGTGCATCCCATGAGATTCGAGATTTCAGGGGGCAGATGGTCGTTCTGGTAGCGGAGGATGATCGAACGCCGGGCCTGCGGCGCAAGCTCCGAAAGGCAGTCGGCCAGCAGGCACAGCCGTTCGTCGGTCTGGTGTGGGAAATCCCGCTGCTCCGCCCCCAAGGCCTCGAGGACATCTTCCGAAAGTGTTTCGAACCTTCCGCCGATCGATGTCCGGATCATCTCCAACGATTTGAACCGGGCGATCACCTTCACCCATGCCGGAAAACTCGACCCCAAGGTGAAGGTGCGCGCCTTCCTCGTGATCACCAGAAACACCTCCTGCATCACGTCATCCGTAAGGGAGAAATCCGGGATCATCGAGAGGATATAACTCCGGATCGCGGGCTGGTGCTGCAGGAACAATCGCTGCACCGCCTCCGTGTGGGCTGCGTCGTGGACTTCGGAATTCTCGGACATTTTGCAAAGGCTCCTATCAAGGATGATTCCAGAAGCCGCGGAACTTAGCATACCAGGGTCATTTTTATCCGAATCATCAAAAATTTTCTCCATCCATGCTAAGTGGGGACGGGTCGCAACTCATTTTATCATAACGCATGGGAACAATCCATGTCGTCAAAAAGCCAAACCCAATGAAAAGCATCCCATCCTTGGCCATCGCGGTCCTGGGCCTGGCCGGCGGACTGTCATCCGCCGCAAACCTCATGCTCGATTTCGGGCCGACCGCGGTCGGCTCCGACTACCAGACCCTGAGCCCGGGACACAATTCCGGCACGGTACCCACCGGCCAGGTGACATGGAACCAGATCAGTTCGATGATTCCACCCTCCCTTTTCTACGGAGACGGAACCGCGACATCCGGGATAACCCTGACGATGGGGCAGGAAAGCACCCCCGGCAACAATTCGGTCGATTTTTCCACCGCCATCACCAATCTGGCTCTGGCTGGCAGCGGAGGAGGTACCGCCGGAAGGCAGAACCTGCTCACCACCGGCTCGATTTATGGAAACAACTCCAGCAGCACCGCGGTTTCGCGGGATGGATTCTTCGGTGGAGGCTCCGGCTCCGTCGGTTCCGCGGTCGGCCTCCGCTTGGACGGACTCGCATCCGGCCGGTATCTGATCTACGTGATGGCGAGGAACACCAACTCCAATGCCAACCCCGGCGCGGCGATGAACGTCTATGCCAATACCGGGGAGAGTTCCGAAACCTTCGATTTCAGCTCCCTGTCCGCATTCAGCCAGAGCAATATCACTTATGCGACTTCGGGCTACACCGACCAATACACCCATTTCGTGAATGGGGGGAACTACGTGGTGATCGACATCATGATCGCGGACAACGACTCCCTCTTCCTTGCAGTCGATGGCACGGGTTCCGAGAACCGCGGCTTCCTGAACATGGTGCAGATCGTCCAGATTCCGGAACCGGCGTCCGCATTCCTGGGGGCGGCGGGATTCCTCCTCTTCTTCCGTCGCAGGAGGTGAGGACCCCGTGGATCTCCTGCCCGATGTCACCGGGCAATCCGCGATGAGTCCCTCTTGCCCTTGTCCGCTTCCCGGTCTAGAAGCGCGCCGTGGAATCCATCCATTATCACAACCGCGAAACCGGAACCCTCGATACGGAGAAAGTCTATGGCGAATCCTTCCTGCGCTGGGCGTATGGAAATCCGCTGGGACCGGTGGCGTTGAACGCCTTCATCAAGAAGCCGTTCTTCTCCGCTTGGTATGGGAAGCGGATGAGCACTCCGGAGTCGAAGTCCCGCATCGCGCCGTTCATCGCGGAATATGGGCTGGACCCTGCGGATTTCGCGGAGTCTCCGGACGCCTACGGCAGTTTCAACGAGTTCTTTTACCGCAAGCTGAAGCCGGAAGCCCGCCCGATCGACCGGGACGCGAACAGCGTGGTCTTTCCCGCGGACGGCAGGCACCTGGGTTTCCAGAAAGCGTCCGCCATCGAGGGTGTGTTCGTGAAGGGCCAGAAATTCGACCTTTCCGCCCTGCTGGGTGACGCGGAACTGGCGGCGAAGTATGCGGACGGCGCGCTGGTGCTGTCCCGCCTGTGCCCGGTGGACTACCACCGGTTCCATTTCCCCGCCGCGGGCATCCCGTCGGAAACGGTGGTGCTCAACGGCCCGCTGTTCTCCGTCTCCCCCATCGCCCTGCGGAAAAACCTGGGCTACCTGTGGGAGAACAAGCGCACGGTCACACGGCTGGAGACGCCGAACCTGGGGACCGTGCTCTGCATGGAGATCGGTGCGACCTGCGTGGGCACCATCGGCCAGACCTTCGATCCGGGCAGTCCGGTGGACAAGGGCGCGGAGAAGGGCTACTTCGCATTCGGCGGATCCTCGACGATCACCATTTTCGAGCCGGGTGCCGTGTTGCTGGAGAACGACCTGCGGCACCACTCCGCGAAACAGGTGGAACTCTACGCGAAGATCGGCACCCGCATGGGCTACGCGTCTTGACCTTCGGCCGGAAAGGCGCAGCTTTCATCCGTCCCGCCGCTCATGCCCACCCACCTGAAAACGCTCGAAACCCATGCCCGGAAGGCTCTCGAACCGGCGCTGAACGGACAACTGTCCCCCGCGGAGCGGATCTCCCTCTACAAGCGTTTCCTGAAGATCGAGCAACACCGGATCTACCTCCGCCACCGCGCCGGAGCGGGCGGGCTGGAGATCGCCCGCGCCCGGGCCGGGCTGATCGACACGGTGGTCGGTTCCATTTTCCAGGCCGCGCTGAACAACCGCGGTGGCAGCGAACTACCGATGGCGGTGGTGGCGATCGGTGGCTATGGCCGTGGCACTCTCAACCCACGCTCGGACGTGGATATCCTTTTCCTCCTTCCCCGGGCCTCATCGAAGCTGCCGAAGGCCCAGCAGGAACTGCTTCAGGAAGTGCTGTATCTCCTGTGGGATGTCGGCTTCAAGGTGGGGCACGCGTGCCGCTCGATTGTCGAATGCATCCAGGAAGCGGCGAACGACCAGCTCAACAAGACGGCGCTGATCGATGCCCGGTTGGTGGCCGGGGATGCCGCGCTTTTCGCCGACTTCGAGAAGCGGTTCGCCACGGATTGCCTGGACAAGAAGAAGGACGAATTCTTCGAACTCCGGCGGCAAGACCTGCGCAGCCGCCACAAGAAATACTCCTACACCGTCTTCCTCCAGGAGCCGAATGTGAAGGAAAGCTGCGGTGGCCTGCGCGACTACCAGAACATCCTGTGGGTGTCCCGGGTGAAACGCGGAACGTCGGACCCGCAGTCGCTGGTGGACGACCGCCTGCTCACCGCGACCGCCTACAAGGAGATCGAGGAAGCCTACGATTTCCTCCACCGCGTGCGCAACGAACTGCACTACCACACCCGCAAGGGCACGGACCAGCTCACGCTGCAGCTCCAAGGTGTGGTGGCCACCTCTTTCCGCTATCCCCAGCGCGGCATCCTGCGCCGGACGGAGGAGTTCATGCGGGACTACTACCGCCACACGCGAAACATCTACCAGCACACCACCTCGCTGATGGAGATCTTCGAGATCGAGCAGGAGCGGAAAGCGGACACCCGCCTCACCTCATTCCTGACCTTCCGGAAAAAGAACCGCGAGGAGTTCGACGGGTTCGTGGCCCGCGACGGCCGGATCTACCCGGAGAACAATGACATTTTCAAAGACGACCCGAACCGGCTGATGCGGCTGTTCCAGCACCTTCAGGTGCGCGGCCTGCGCCTCAGCCCGCCGATGCGCAAGCTGGTGAAGGCCCACTGGGAGGACATCGACCGGCCCTTCCGCTACTCGAAGGCGAACCGCCAGACCTTCCAGGCGATCCTGGAGCGCAAGGGCGACGTGGCGCGCGCGCTGCGGCGCATGCACCGGGTGGGCGTGCTGGGCCGCTACCTGCCGGAGTTCGGCGCGCTGGACTGCCTGGTGCAGCACGAGTTCTTCCACCGCTACACGGCGGATGAGCACACGCTCCGCTGCATCGAGGAACTGGACAAACTGGTCGGTGAAACGAATCCGTCCCGCGCGATCTACAGCCGCCTTTTCCACCAGATCGAGGACGCCTACGGTCTTTACCTGGCGGTGATCCTGCATGACACGGGCCGCGCGGAGAACGTGCGGGAACACATCGACGGCTCCGCCATGCTGGCGGCCCGGCTCTGCAACCGCCTCCAGATCCACGGCGAGCGCCGCTCCCTCATCATGTATCTGGTGGACAACCACCTCACCTTCTGGCGCACCGCCACCACCAGGAACCTGGAGGATCCGGAGGTGATCGCGGAATTCGCCTCCATCGTCAAAACGCAGTCGCGGCTGGACGCGCTGTTCCTTTTCACCTTCGCGGACTCGAATGGCACATCGCCGGATTCCTGGAACAGTTGGAAGGAATCCCTGATGCTCCAGCTCTACAAGTCCACGACGAATTTCCTGAAGAACGGCCGGGAGCAGTATTCCCGCCAGCTCGACGAGGACCGGACCGCCCTGCGCGACGAGGTGATCTCGATCATGCGGGAGGACTACCACCCGGATGTGCAGCGGCATTTCGAGCGGATGCCCGCCGCCGCCTTCACCTTCCGCCAGCCGCAGCACATCGTCACCCAGGTGCGCACCATCCGGCATTTCCTCCAGCGCGAAGAGGACTCCGGGGACCCGAACTCGACGTGCATCAAGTGGATCGACCACCCGGACGGCGGCTACACGGAGATCGTGCTGGCCACGTGGGACAAGCCGTTGCTGCTGGAGAAAGTCTGCTGCGCCCTGGCCGCGGAGCAGATCAACATCCTTTCCGCGGACTTCTTCACCCGCACCGACGGCATCGTGGTGAACATCTTCCGCATCAACACCACCAACTTCGAACCGGTGTCCGATGCCGGGCTGCGGAGGCGTTTCCTCGAAACCTTCGAGAAAATCCTGCGCTCGGAAAAACACGAGCCGGAACTCTACCTGCGGCGCAGGGCGAATTTCCTGAAGCCTCGACCGGAACAGGATCTGCCCATCCCCGTCCGGGCCCACGTGACCAACGACGTCCACCCCACCTGTACGACGGTGGAGATCCAGGCGCTCGACCGCATCGGCCTGCTGCACGACCTCTTCCACACCATCAACCGCCACGGCCTCAACACTGCCCATGCCCGCATCTGCACGGAGAAAGGCGTGGCGATGGACACCCTCTACATCACCACCCAGAACGGTGAAAAGGTGAACGATCCGGCCTTGCTGGACCATCTCCGTGAGGACTTCACCAAGCTGGTGGCACGCGGCGAGAATGACTGATGTCCGGCGGTTCCGCAGAGATCATTTAAGTAATCTTAAGAAAAATGCGAAATCACGGAAGATTCTGCTTGGCATCCGCCGACAAATGATCCAATTTCCGCGCCCGCCCGCTACCGGGCAACCCGAAACTTCTTCCATCATGGCCGTAGCTCTCCGTCTCAACCGCAAGGGAACCAAAGACCGCCCTTATTATAAAATCGTCGCTGTGGACAGCCGCAAGCGCCGCGATGGCCGTTATATCGAGCAAGTCGGCACCTACGACCCGCTTCTTGAAGGCGTGAACTACACCATCGACCTGGAGAAGGCTGACAAGTGGCTCGGCGTCGGCGCGAAGCCGTCCGAAACCGTCAACAGCATCATCCGCAAGGCCCGCACCGCCTCCAAGGCGTGATTGGGCGCTGGCATCCGCCGGCATATCCATCTTACATCAACCGCGTTCCTGAAAGGGACCGCGGTTTTTTCTTTTCGTGACCCCGCATGTCCGGAAGCCAGCCACTCCTCCGCTTTGACCGGTTCATGGATCGTGCCCTGCATGATCCGGAGACGGGATACTATGCCCGGCGGATCACCGGCGTGGGCCGCGGCGGGGACTTCACCACCGCCCCCACCCTTTCCAAGGTGACGGGAAAGGCGGTCGCAGCCTGGGCGGCGGCGGCGATGAAAGCATGCGGCACCTTCCATTTGATCGAGATCGGCCCGGGTGAAGGAAAGCTGGCGGCCGCGGTGCTGGAGCATCTGCCGTGGTTCACCCGCCTGCGGACAAAGCTGCATCTGGTCGAGACGTCCCGTCCCCTGGAAGAGATCCAGCGGAAGCTGCTGGGCAACCGTGCCACCTGGCACCGGACACCCGCGGAGGCCCT includes:
- the rpsP gene encoding 30S ribosomal protein S16, producing MAVALRLNRKGTKDRPYYKIVAVDSRKRRDGRYIEQVGTYDPLLEGVNYTIDLEKADKWLGVGAKPSETVNSIIRKARTASKA